Proteins encoded together in one Nostoc sp. PCC 7524 window:
- a CDS encoding peptidylprolyl isomerase, protein MRLKVSQFLVALLMIGSLMLGSCSPQQVSSDSSPASTTTETTTTNTEATSVSETISESIPGMNNLPRLDGKATVEMRVNGSPITIEVDGTNAPITAGNFVDLVQKGVYDGTMFHRVVRDPQPFVVQGGDPQSKDPKTPVQLLGTGGYSDPKTGARYIPLEIKPKGEQNPIYSKTFESARVTKQPELQHKQGAVAMARSQQPDSASSQFYFALADLGFLDGNYAVFGYVTNGFDVVNKIQQGDRIESAKVTQGAENLKTPQ, encoded by the coding sequence ATGCGGTTAAAAGTTTCACAATTCTTAGTTGCGCTTTTGATGATTGGTTCTTTGATGTTGGGAAGCTGTTCTCCACAGCAAGTAAGCTCTGATTCTTCCCCAGCATCAACAACAACCGAAACAACCACAACAAATACTGAAGCAACATCTGTATCGGAAACAATAAGTGAGAGTATTCCAGGAATGAACAATCTACCACGCCTCGATGGCAAAGCTACCGTGGAGATGAGGGTGAATGGCTCGCCAATTACTATCGAAGTAGACGGTACTAATGCCCCGATTACAGCCGGCAACTTTGTTGATTTAGTGCAGAAGGGTGTGTACGATGGCACAATGTTCCATAGAGTTGTCAGAGATCCCCAACCTTTTGTAGTGCAGGGGGGCGATCCTCAAAGTAAAGACCCGAAAACTCCTGTGCAACTTTTGGGAACTGGTGGTTATAGTGACCCAAAAACTGGCGCACGTTATATTCCTTTGGAAATTAAGCCCAAAGGAGAACAAAACCCAATCTATAGTAAAACCTTTGAATCGGCTCGTGTGACCAAGCAACCAGAGTTACAGCATAAACAAGGTGCGGTAGCAATGGCGCGATCGCAGCAACCAGATTCTGCTTCTTCTCAGTTTTATTTTGCTTTAGCTGACTTAGGATTTTTAGATGGTAACTATGCGGTTTTTGGTTATGTCACCAATGGCTTTGATGTAGTTAACAAGATTCAGCAAGGCGATCGCATTGAATCGGCGAAAGTCACTCAAGGGGCTGAAAATTTAAAAACTCCGCAATAG
- a CDS encoding photosystem I assembly protein Ycf4 — MTASTTVNKGDSPNGDSSASRLLHQKVLGSRRFSNYWWATIVTMGASGFLLAGISSYLNVNLLIVTDPSQLVFVPQGLVMGLYGSAGLLLALYLWLAILWDLGGGYNDFNKETGYIKIFRWGFPGKNRRIEIDSRIQDAQAVRIDIQEGLNPRRALYLRVKGRRDIPLTRVGQPLPIAELETQGAELARFLGVPLEGL, encoded by the coding sequence ATGACGGCATCAACAACAGTTAACAAAGGCGATTCACCTAACGGCGATAGCTCCGCTTCACGCCTCCTACATCAAAAGGTTCTCGGTTCTCGTCGGTTTAGCAACTACTGGTGGGCAACTATTGTCACAATGGGAGCTAGTGGCTTTTTATTGGCTGGGATATCGAGTTATTTAAACGTAAATTTACTCATAGTTACCGATCCATCTCAATTAGTCTTTGTCCCTCAAGGGCTGGTGATGGGGTTATATGGTTCGGCTGGTCTGCTTTTAGCATTGTACCTGTGGCTAGCTATCCTCTGGGACTTAGGCGGCGGTTACAACGATTTCAATAAAGAAACTGGTTACATCAAAATCTTTCGTTGGGGCTTTCCTGGCAAAAATCGCCGGATTGAAATTGATTCCCGCATTCAAGATGCACAAGCTGTGCGGATAGATATCCAAGAAGGTTTAAATCCTCGTCGCGCCCTATATCTCCGTGTTAAAGGTCGCCGAGATATTCCCTTGACAAGGGTAGGACAACCGTTACCCATAGCAGAGTTAGAAACCCAAGGTGCAGAGTTAGCTCGTTTTTTGGGTGTACCGTTGGAAGGGTTGTAA
- a CDS encoding Glu/Leu/Phe/Val family dehydrogenase: MVSTPITPLEAATPAHICPFDQACSYLEAAGKELRLDQGVLEILSHPRKVVTVSIPVKLDNGDIRVLAGHRVQHSDVLGPYKGGTRYHPAVTLREVSALAMLMTWKCALLGIPYGGAKGGIAIDPENYSVGELERITRRYTSELIKDIGPSVDIPAPDMGTSAREMAWMMDTYSVNVGHAVPGVVTGKPLSIGGSLGREMATGRGVMIIVREALADMGKSLEGIRVVIQGFGNVGGAAAELLYQAGAKIIAVSTATGGVYSSHGLDIPALKAYAADNRKSVVGFPKASAISNAELLTLRCDVLIPAALENQITEENAHEVRAQIVAEAANGPVTLEANRILEARGVTVLPDILANAGGVVVSYLEWVQGLSYLFWDEIRVNREMEHLMVQAYQQVIEQSQVRQVPLRLAAYTLGVGRVAQALNDRGLYP; the protein is encoded by the coding sequence ATGGTTTCAACCCCTATCACTCCTTTAGAAGCTGCTACTCCAGCACATATTTGTCCATTTGACCAAGCTTGTAGTTATTTAGAAGCAGCAGGGAAAGAATTAAGGCTAGATCAAGGTGTCCTAGAAATTCTCAGCCACCCGCGTAAGGTAGTGACAGTTTCCATCCCTGTGAAGCTAGACAATGGCGACATTCGGGTGCTAGCAGGACATCGAGTACAACATTCTGATGTTTTAGGCCCCTACAAAGGCGGAACTCGATACCATCCGGCTGTCACGCTACGAGAAGTATCAGCTTTAGCTATGCTGATGACTTGGAAATGTGCGCTGTTGGGTATACCTTACGGTGGTGCTAAGGGAGGTATTGCGATCGATCCAGAAAACTACAGTGTAGGTGAATTAGAACGGATAACTCGCCGCTATACTAGCGAATTAATTAAAGATATTGGTCCCTCAGTAGACATACCTGCACCAGATATGGGAACCTCCGCCCGTGAAATGGCTTGGATGATGGATACCTACTCAGTGAATGTAGGTCATGCTGTACCCGGAGTTGTCACTGGTAAACCGTTGTCTATCGGTGGTTCACTGGGGCGGGAAATGGCTACTGGACGGGGTGTGATGATTATTGTCCGGGAAGCACTAGCGGACATGGGCAAATCTCTGGAGGGAATACGAGTAGTTATCCAAGGGTTTGGGAATGTGGGAGGTGCAGCAGCTGAATTACTTTACCAAGCAGGCGCTAAAATTATTGCCGTTTCAACTGCTACAGGTGGTGTATATTCATCTCATGGTCTGGATATTCCCGCATTAAAAGCTTATGCTGCCGATAATCGTAAAAGTGTAGTAGGCTTCCCCAAAGCATCGGCTATTAGCAATGCAGAGTTACTAACTTTGCGTTGTGACGTTTTAATCCCAGCCGCCTTAGAAAATCAAATCACAGAAGAAAATGCCCACGAAGTAAGGGCGCAAATTGTTGCAGAAGCAGCCAACGGCCCAGTAACTTTGGAAGCTAACCGAATTTTAGAAGCGCGTGGTGTGACTGTATTACCCGACATTCTGGCAAATGCTGGCGGTGTGGTGGTGAGTTACCTAGAGTGGGTGCAAGGTCTTTCTTACCTATTTTGGGATGAGATCCGTGTCAACCGCGAAATGGAACACTTGATGGTGCAAGCATATCAGCAGGTGATTGAACAATCTCAGGTGCGGCAAGTTCCCTTAAGGTTAGCAGCCTATACTCTGGGAGTAGGTAGAGTAGCCCAAGCACTAAATGATAGGGGTCTCTATCCTTAA
- a CDS encoding carotenoid oxygenase family protein, whose amino-acid sequence MQTLKNSETAVLEKSYTREDWQRGYESLTQEFDYWIDEVEGEIPPELQGTLLRNGPGLFDVNGQPIHHPFDGDGMISRITFVNGRAHFRNRFVRTTGYLAEQKAGKILYRGVFGTQKPGGLLANIFDFQIKNIANTNVIYWGNKLLALWEAAEPHLLDPYTLETLGKEHFDGVLAEGEAFSAHPRFDPSCIQDGGSPCLVNFSIKPGLSTTITIFELDPGGKVIRKQAHSVPGFCFIHDFVITPHHCIFFQNPVVFNPIPFALGIRAAGECIKFQPNQPTKIIIIPRFPNGENTGVKILETQSGFVFHHVNAFTVGNEIFIDSICYDSLPEVEPESDFRQVDFDANSPGQLWRFRVNLQDGKVERHLIEARSCEFPSIHPAHVGRTYRYMYIGASHAEMGNAPLQAVLKIDLESGERQLWSAAPRGFMGEPIFVPRPNAQTEDDGCVLALVYDAAHHRSDVVILDARDLNRGAIARLHLKHHIPYGLHGNFTSQIFTPN is encoded by the coding sequence ATGCAAACTTTGAAAAATTCAGAAACAGCAGTTTTAGAAAAATCATATACTCGTGAAGATTGGCAGAGAGGCTATGAATCCCTTACCCAAGAATTTGATTATTGGATTGATGAGGTAGAAGGAGAAATTCCTCCTGAACTGCAAGGCACATTGTTGAGAAATGGGCCGGGATTATTTGATGTCAATGGGCAACCAATCCATCATCCTTTTGATGGTGATGGGATGATTAGCCGTATTACTTTTGTGAATGGACGCGCTCATTTTCGTAATCGCTTTGTCAGAACTACAGGTTATTTGGCAGAACAAAAAGCTGGGAAAATTCTCTATCGTGGTGTCTTTGGTACGCAAAAACCTGGTGGTTTGTTAGCTAACATCTTTGATTTTCAAATCAAAAACATTGCCAATACAAATGTTATTTATTGGGGGAATAAACTTTTGGCATTGTGGGAAGCTGCTGAACCCCACCTGCTTGATCCTTACACCCTCGAAACTTTAGGGAAAGAACATTTCGATGGAGTTTTGGCAGAGGGTGAAGCGTTTAGCGCCCATCCCCGCTTTGATCCTAGTTGCATTCAAGATGGCGGCTCCCCTTGTCTAGTCAATTTTTCGATTAAACCGGGATTATCTACTACCATTACTATTTTTGAGTTAGACCCAGGTGGTAAAGTTATCAGAAAGCAAGCCCATAGCGTTCCGGGTTTTTGTTTTATTCACGATTTTGTCATTACTCCCCATCACTGCATCTTCTTTCAAAACCCTGTAGTTTTCAATCCTATACCTTTTGCTTTAGGGATACGTGCGGCAGGGGAATGTATTAAATTTCAGCCTAATCAACCAACTAAAATTATCATCATTCCTCGCTTTCCAAATGGTGAAAATACGGGAGTAAAAATTTTAGAAACACAATCAGGTTTTGTATTTCACCACGTTAACGCTTTTACTGTGGGGAATGAAATATTTATTGACTCCATTTGCTATGATTCATTACCAGAAGTAGAACCAGAAAGCGATTTTCGCCAAGTTGATTTTGATGCGAATTCTCCTGGTCAACTCTGGCGTTTTCGTGTCAATCTTCAGGATGGGAAAGTAGAACGTCATTTAATTGAGGCTCGTTCCTGCGAGTTTCCTAGTATACATCCGGCTCATGTGGGACGCACCTATAGATATATGTATATAGGGGCATCTCATGCAGAGATGGGTAATGCACCACTGCAAGCAGTGCTGAAAATTGATTTAGAGTCTGGAGAAAGACAACTGTGGAGTGCTGCACCCCGTGGTTTTATGGGTGAGCCAATTTTTGTACCACGTCCCAATGCTCAAACAGAAGATGATGGCTGCGTACTAGCTTTAGTTTATGATGCTGCTCATCATCGCTCAGATGTGGTGATTTTAGATGCTCGTGATTTGAACAGAGGTGCCATCGCTCGACTACACCTAAAACATCATATCCCCTATGGTCTACACGGTAACTTTACCTCACAAATTTTTACCCCAAATTGA
- a CDS encoding folate/biopterin family MFS transporter, whose protein sequence is MLIDSSGLSKVKDSVTEKIFFGNEPTAELIAILTVYFVQGILGLARLAVSFFLKDELLLSPVQVSALLGIVALPWIIKPMFGFISDGLPIFGYRRRPYLILSGLLGTISWVSLATIVHDRWAATIAIALGSLSVAVSDVIVDSLVVERARVESQADAGSLQSLCWGASAVGGLITAYFSGLLLEHFTTRTVFGITASFPLIVSCIAWLIAESPVSKDSNGNTNTLSIKHQIGQLRQAITQKTIWLPTAFVFIWQATPTADSAFFFFTTNELHFAPEFLGRVRLVTSIASLIGIWIFQRFLKSVPFRVIFAWSTVISAVLGMTMLLLVTHTNRALGIDDHWFSLGDSLILTVMGQIAYMPVLVLAARLCPPGVEATLFALLMSVSNLAGMVSYEFGAIIMHWLGITETNFDLLWLLVLITNLSTLLPLPFLNWLPGDDSQTQTSITEEPKLTSNLISGLMVREAESEAVE, encoded by the coding sequence ATGCTGATTGACTCCTCTGGCTTGTCCAAGGTGAAAGACTCAGTAACAGAAAAAATTTTCTTCGGCAATGAACCAACTGCCGAGTTAATTGCTATTCTGACCGTTTACTTTGTGCAAGGAATTTTAGGGTTGGCGCGTTTAGCTGTCAGCTTTTTCCTCAAAGATGAATTGTTACTGAGTCCAGTTCAGGTGTCAGCCCTATTGGGAATTGTCGCCTTACCGTGGATTATCAAGCCAATGTTTGGCTTTATCTCAGATGGCTTGCCCATATTTGGCTACCGTCGCCGTCCTTACTTAATCCTATCGGGATTATTAGGTACTATTTCTTGGGTGAGTTTGGCCACCATAGTACATGATCGCTGGGCGGCAACGATCGCGATCGCTCTCGGTTCTCTCTCCGTCGCCGTTAGTGATGTGATTGTTGATTCCCTAGTTGTCGAACGGGCAAGGGTAGAATCACAAGCAGATGCCGGTTCTCTACAGTCATTATGTTGGGGTGCTTCCGCAGTAGGCGGATTAATCACAGCATATTTTAGCGGTCTGCTTCTCGAACACTTCACTACCCGCACTGTCTTTGGGATTACTGCTTCATTTCCCCTGATTGTCTCCTGTATCGCTTGGTTAATTGCTGAATCTCCCGTAAGTAAAGATAGCAACGGCAACACCAACACATTAAGCATCAAGCATCAAATAGGACAACTACGTCAAGCCATTACCCAAAAAACTATATGGCTACCGACCGCATTTGTCTTTATCTGGCAAGCCACCCCAACAGCTGACTCTGCCTTTTTCTTCTTCACCACTAACGAACTTCACTTTGCGCCAGAATTTTTAGGGCGGGTGCGTTTAGTAACCAGTATTGCTTCTTTAATTGGCATTTGGATTTTTCAACGCTTCCTCAAAAGTGTGCCATTTAGAGTCATTTTTGCTTGGAGTACAGTCATCTCCGCCGTTTTGGGCATGACAATGCTACTGTTGGTGACACATACAAACCGAGCTTTGGGCATAGATGATCACTGGTTTAGTCTTGGTGATAGCTTGATTCTCACTGTGATGGGGCAAATTGCCTATATGCCTGTGTTAGTCCTAGCAGCGCGACTCTGCCCCCCTGGAGTAGAAGCCACCCTATTTGCTTTGTTGATGTCAGTATCTAACTTAGCGGGGATGGTTTCCTACGAATTTGGAGCTATCATCATGCACTGGTTGGGAATTACCGAAACCAATTTTGATTTGCTATGGCTTTTGGTATTGATTACTAATCTTAGTACCCTGTTACCCTTACCGTTTCTGAATTGGCTACCAGGTGATGATTCACAAACCCAGACATCAATCACTGAAGAACCGAAATTAACATCCAATTTAATCTCTGGGTTGATGGTGAGAGAGGCAGAATCAGAAGCGGTTGAGTAA
- a CDS encoding beta-ketoacyl-ACP synthase produces MIEVVITGIGLVSALGKSLEESWQKLIAGKSGIQQHQIFPELAPIPLGLIGTKPAKLKTLTQQVVVAAIEDAGLSLPLPDCAVVIGSSRSHQASWENLARQTNEKYLNQYSWATEEKLEDWLEFLPHMNAIATARQIGATGIVLAPMAACATGIWAISQAAFLIQTGQCQRAIAGAVEAPITPLTISGFQQMGALAKTGAYPFDINREGLVLGEGAAVFVLESRELAQQRQAKIYGQVLGFGFTADAYHSNQPDLEGRGAIAAIKQSLERSHLTPQDIDYIHTHGTATPLNDRVESKVIKKLFPDQVPISSTKGATGHTLGASGALGVAFTLLAMQQQILPPCVGLHKPEFDLNIVRTALHHPIRQTLCFSFGFGGQNAVIVLSKS; encoded by the coding sequence TTGATTGAAGTTGTTATCACCGGTATTGGACTGGTTTCCGCTTTGGGTAAAAGCTTAGAGGAGAGTTGGCAAAAATTAATTGCTGGTAAATCTGGAATTCAACAGCATCAAATATTTCCAGAGTTAGCACCTATCCCTCTAGGCTTGATTGGTACGAAACCAGCTAAGTTGAAAACATTAACCCAACAGGTTGTAGTTGCAGCCATTGAAGATGCTGGTTTATCTTTACCTTTGCCTGATTGTGCTGTAGTTATTGGCTCAAGTCGTAGCCATCAGGCATCATGGGAAAATTTGGCACGGCAAACAAATGAGAAATATCTCAACCAATACTCATGGGCTACGGAAGAGAAGTTAGAGGATTGGTTAGAATTTTTACCCCATATGAATGCGATCGCAACTGCAAGGCAAATTGGGGCAACAGGAATAGTGTTAGCACCGATGGCAGCTTGTGCTACAGGAATTTGGGCGATTTCCCAAGCAGCTTTTTTGATTCAGACAGGGCAATGTCAACGAGCGATCGCTGGGGCTGTAGAAGCACCAATTACACCCCTAACTATCTCAGGATTTCAACAGATGGGGGCTTTAGCTAAAACAGGAGCTTATCCCTTTGATATCAACCGTGAAGGCTTGGTATTAGGTGAAGGGGCGGCTGTGTTTGTCTTGGAATCAAGAGAGTTAGCCCAGCAGCGTCAAGCCAAAATTTATGGTCAAGTGCTGGGTTTTGGTTTCACCGCAGACGCATATCATAGCAATCAGCCAGACTTGGAAGGTAGGGGTGCGATCGCTGCTATCAAGCAAAGTTTAGAACGTTCTCACCTCACACCCCAGGATATAGATTACATTCATACTCACGGTACAGCTACCCCACTCAACGATCGCGTAGAAAGCAAAGTCATAAAAAAGCTATTTCCTGATCAAGTACCAATTAGTTCTACTAAAGGAGCTACAGGTCACACTCTAGGGGCATCAGGAGCTTTAGGAGTAGCTTTTACATTGTTAGCTATGCAACAGCAAATTTTGCCTCCCTGCGTAGGATTACATAAGCCAGAATTTGATTTAAATATAGTTAGGACAGCACTTCACCATCCTATCCGGCAAACATTATGTTTCAGCTTTGGTTTTGGTGGACAAAATGCAGTGATTGTGTTAAGCAAATCTTAA